A genomic region of Zalophus californianus isolate mZalCal1 chromosome 11, mZalCal1.pri.v2, whole genome shotgun sequence contains the following coding sequences:
- the LOC113914421 gene encoding RNA-binding protein 14 isoform X13, whose product MKIFVGNVDGADTTPEELAALFAPYGTVMSCAVMKQFAFVHMRENAGALRAIEALHGHELRPGRALVVEMSRPRPLNTWKIFVGNVSAACTSQELRSLFERRGRVIECDVVKGNWRWW is encoded by the coding sequence ATGAAGATATTCGTGGGAAACGTCGATGGGGCGGATACAACGCCAGAGGAGCTAGCAGCCCTCTTCGCGCCCTACGGCACGGTCATGAGCTGCGCCGTCATGAAACAGTTCGCCTTCGTGCACATGCGCGAGAACGCAGGCGCGCTGCGCGCCATCGAGGCCCTGCACGGCCACGAGCTGCGGCCGGGGCGCGCGCTTGTGGTGGAGATGTCGCGCCCACGGCCTCTTAACACTTGGAAGATTTTCGTGGGCAATGTGTCGGCTGCGTGCACGAGCCAGGAATTGCGCAGCCTTTTCGAGCGCCGCGGACGCGTCATCGAGTGTGACGTGGTGAAAG